Proteins found in one Aphis gossypii isolate Hap1 unplaced genomic scaffold, ASM2018417v2 Contig00369, whole genome shotgun sequence genomic segment:
- the LOC126553920 gene encoding uncharacterized protein LOC126553920, translating into MTDKIETISVACGKRARKNIQHSLIVQPPNDLIDSTTFVIDFAGRKSINIGLDAANVFNVTVQIITPSRHVCITSVFLQRIFSLMPYILSNISDPTVKSRNRLFLKDENNTLSRTTYSGERMLAVESHLQQGCRMVLSGSDLLRIHEMQWAIGESISRKSNVTRCAVMVQIDQIATYLSTYVYADKSSTAEEISTATHNIHPDLHALNIFPNSENSLVNQIKLYANKQLAMCWATNIQNNGIDYIPSNDGAGDIEELVGFHENEGPAMYTY; encoded by the exons ATGACAGACAAAATTGAAACTATCTCTGTGGCTTGCGGCAAACGCgcgagaaaaaatatacaacattcGTTAATAGTGCAACCGCCTAACGATTTAATCGACTCCACAACTTTCGTCATAGACTTTGCGGGACGGAAATCCATAAACATCGGACTTGACGCCGCGAACGTTTTCAACGTGACCGTACAGATTATAACGCCATCGCGACATGTATGCATAACAAGTGTTTTTCTGCAACGAATTTTCTCACTAATGCCGTACATTCTCTCGAATATATCTGACCCGACGGTTAAAAGCCGCAATAGACTTTTTCTCAAAGACGAAAATAACACGCTGTCCAGAACTACTTATAGCGGTGAAAGGATGCTAGCCGTCGAATCGCACTTACAACAAGGATGTCGCATGGTGTTGAGCGGGAGTGATCTATTAAGAATACACGAAATGCAATGGGCCATCGGCGAATCGATCTCTCGCAAATCTAACGTCACGCGATGTGCAGTTATGGTTCAGATCGATCAAATAGCTACTTATCTAAGTACTTATGTTTATGCCGATAAATCATCGACCGCAGAAGAAATTTCAACAGCCACCCACAATATCCACCCCGATCTTCACGCGTTGAATATATTCCCGAATAGCGAGAATAGTTTAGTAAATcagataaaattgtatgcgAACAAACAGTTGGCGATGTGTTGGGCgactaatattcaaaataacggAATAGATTACATCCCGAGCAATGACGGGGCCGGTGACATTGAAGAG cTTGTTGGATTCCACGAAAACGAGGGGCCGGCCATGTACACATATTAA